A DNA window from Panthera tigris isolate Pti1 chromosome X, P.tigris_Pti1_mat1.1, whole genome shotgun sequence contains the following coding sequences:
- the ZNF275 gene encoding zinc finger protein 275, translating into MGEDAQPQEMASTSSPMAGAPSPEVKQSRDSEGSGGSPQNLPIEHHFACKECGDAFRLKVLLVQHQRIHSEEKGWECGDCGRVFRGVSEFNEHRKSHVAAEPQPGPSRAPEDAMEEREQMEREAKPFECEECGKRFKKNAGLSQHLRVHSREKPFDCEECGRSFKVSTHLFRHQKLHTSEKPFACKACGREFLDRQELLKHQRVHTGHLPFDCDDCGKSFRGVNGLAEHQRIHSGAKPYGCPHCGKLFRRSSELTKHRRIHTGEKPYECGQCGKAFRQSSSLLEHQRIHTGERPYGCGDCGKAFRGPSDLIKHRRIHSGLKPYECDKCGKAFRRSSGLSRHRRTHSGARRCECSECGRVFKRRAALQKHQPTHHD; encoded by the coding sequence ATGGGTGAAGACGCTCAGCCCCAGGAGATGGCGTCCACCAGCTCCCCGATGGCCGGTGCACCCAGCCCTGAGGTCAAACAGAGCAGAGACtcggaggggagtggggggagccCCCAGAACCTGCCCATAGAACATCACTTTGCATGTAAGGAGTGTGGGGATGCCTTTCGGCTCAAGGTCCTCCTTGTGCAGCACCAGAGAATTCACAGCGAGGAGAAGGGCTGGGAGTGTGGCGATTGCGGGAGGGTCTTCAGGGGAGTCTCTGAGTTCAACGAGCACCGGAAGAGCCACGTGGCTGCAGAGCCCCAGCCGGGGCCCAGCCGAGCGCCGGAAGATGCCATGGAGGAAAGAGAGCAAATGGAGAGGGAGGCGAAGCCCTTCGAATGTGAGGAGTGTGGGAAGAGATTCAAGAAGAACGCGGGCCTCAGTCAGCACCTGCGCGTCCACAGCAGAGAGAAGCCGTTTGACTGTGAGGAGTGTGGGCGGTCCTTCAAGGTGAGCACCCACCTCTTTCGCCATCAGAAGCTCCACACTTCCGAAAAGCCGTTTGCCTGCAAGGCATGCGGCAGAGAGTTCCTGGATCGCCAGGAGCTCCTCAAGCACCAGCGCGTGCACACCGGCCACCTGCCCTTCGACTGTGATGACTGCGGCAAGTCCTTTCGGGGTGTCAACGGCCTGGCCGAACACCAGCGCATCCACAGCGGGGCCAAGCCCTACGGGTGTCCCCACTGCGGCAAGCTCTTCCGGAGGAGCTCGGAGCTCACCAAGCACCGCCGGAtccacacgggcgagaagccctACGAGTGTGGCCAGTGCGGCAAGGCCTTCCGGCAGAGCTCCAGCCTCCTGGAGCACCAGCGCATCCACACCGGGGAGCGGCCCTACGGCTGTGGCGACTGCGGCAAGGCCTTCCGGGGGCCCTCCGACCTGATCAAGCACCGGCGGATCCACAGCGGACTGAAACCCTACGAGTGTGACAAATGCGGGAAGGCCTTCCGGCGGAGCTCCGGCCTGAGTCGCCACCGGAGGACCCACAGCGGAGCGAGACGCTGCGAGTGCAGCGAGTGTGGCCGCGTGTTCAAGAGGCGGGCGGCACTGCAGAAGCATCAGCCAACCCACCATGACTAG